The window TAAGATGGCACGCATTGGTAAATCATCGTGTTCATTATTTTTTGCACTATTAATTTCTGTTAAAGCAATTACATCAACATTACTTTTTAGAATCACCTTTGCTAAAGCTTCATTTTTTAACTGGTTTATTCCACCTTGATTTAAAACATTTCAATGACCTACACAAATTGTTTTTTGGTTTAAAAATGATCTTGTTGAGTTAGGTTGTTCTTTTAAAGAATTATTATTATTTTGAATTATATAACTATCATTATTTACACTTGTATCATTCTTTTTTTTATTTTTTAAATAAAAAACAACGCCAATAACTGCACTTGCTATTAAAATGATTAACAACGTTAACGAAATAGTAATTACTCATTTCCGGCTTTTATTATTCTTCATAAATTTCCTTAATTTTGTTCATAGTTATTAAATTTTAAACAATAATTTAATCCTTTTTTAATCTTTTAAACAAGGCAAAGCAAATGAATAATATAGAATTCATTTATTTATTTATTTATAAAAAATAAGTTTTTTTAAAAAAATTTTATCGTTAAGAATTAATTTTGTTTGGTAGTTTAATAGTTAAATTTTGATCATCTTTAGAAAAAGGACTAATATCATTTGTTGTTAAATCATTATAAATGATTGTTACTTTATTAAGTACTAAATCATCATAATACCAATCAAATGACTCATGATCATTTTGATCTTTATAGTCAATATTTGCATAATTTATTACATATGTTAAAGTTTTAGTTGCTTTATCTAAAACAAAATCTTTGTCCTTGTTTGAATTAATTGCTTCAGGATTGCTAAACGTTCTAGATAATGAAAATGTTCAATTAGCATTTTTATTATTTTTAGGCTTTAAAGACGAAATAATGGCAAACAGTTTATGATCCGCATTTTTGTTATATCATCAATTATTAGAAAACTGCAATGATATTTTTGTTTTTTTGGTTACTGAATCATAACTAGCAACAATTTTTTCTACCTTAGAAGCTGAAGCGTTAGTTTGAACCATTGTTATAGAAGTATTAATAATCACTGGTTTAGCATTTATCATTAACGAACTAATTTGATAAGTGCTCTCAGGTTCTAAACCTCCATAAATATTTTCATCATTATCTAAATCATAAATTAATTCAATTACATTTGAATTATTAACTTTTGAAGATAAAACAGTTTGGGGACTAAGTGTAAATTTTCGGTTAATAATATTAGTATCAAGATTATAAAAATTTAAAGCATAATCTGATGGATTTAAGCTTTGATGTAAACTTAAACTATCTAATTTCATTTTAATTTTTAATATATTATGGATTTTGTCATATTCTCAAGTATCAAGAGATGCTGTAATAGGAATCTCAAAAATAGCTTCATGATTGTGTTTTGATAATAACTCAATCACAGACTGATCATCGTTTATTAAACTAATACTTTTAATTACATATTGATGTTGTTTTAAATAATTTGGAAATGTGTTTTGGTTAATTTTTAATTTAAATCCTGCTTGTTGGAAACTAAATTCATTATTTAAACGATTAAAAATAATTTGCTTACCGTCTTTTAAAGTCAATTTAATTTTATTAATTTTTGTAAGATTAAGTTGTTTAAAATGTTTGATATTAAGATGTAATTCAGGATCATTCTTAGCATTAAATTTAATTACATTTGATTGGTATTCAGCAAATTTTAACGTAAATTGTTTATTTTGTAAATCATCAATTTCAATTGGTATTTCATTGATTGATGCTTCATTATTAACCACAGTTAATTTAGTAATTATATAATTAGAATCATTTTCAAGAATTTGACCTATCGATTTAGCATTCAAAGTTTTATTTAGATTTAATAGAAAATACTTATTTTTTACATCATAAAAAGAACCTGTTGTTATTTTGTTTTCTAAAATATCAAAACTAAAGGTCTTTATATCTTCTTGCTGATCTGTATTTATTTTTTTAATTGTTAATAAAACTTTTTTAGTATTTTGCACTATTGGCGAATCACTATCTAATTGAAATTTCATAAGCATATTTTGTGGATCAGTATCATCAAATGTAAATTTAATGATTTTAGAAAGATGTTTATTAGTTAAATCAAGCTGTTTTTCTCTAATACTTAATGGCAAAGTTTGCTTATCATTCATTATTGTTAATGATTTAATTTTAAAAAAAGGAGTTTTTAAAATAAGAGTTTGTAATTCTAAATTATTGACTAAATCAAAAACAATATTGTTTTTATCGTGATTAAACTTTAATGATTTTAAAATAATAGTTTTATTATTTTTAGTTGATATAAGTTCAATATCTGCACTTAACATATTATCTTTAAAATTATATGGGTTAATAAAATGATCATATGAAAGTTGTAATTGTTGTGGAATTCCATCATTTTTAATCACTTTAGTATCTAAAACATTTATTTTTGTTCATTTTGAAAAAACAGATGGAATTAATAAATAAGTTGGTCTTTGATTATTAATACTTCCATCTAACTGTAACCCACTTGGTTTATAAACGCTTTGGTTAATTTCAAGTTTTTTTTGGTCTAAAACTAATTTAGAAATAAAATATTCGCCATCATCTAATTGGTTATTTGCATCAGCATTTAAATTAGCAGTAATAGTTAATACTGGTTTTTTATTTTGTTGTGTTAAGTGATTAAATTGATATTTTAGAAAATGCAATTTAAAGGTTTTATTTGTTTTTTTATTTGTTAATTCAATTTCAATATTTTTATCTTTAATATCATTAAGATTTAAATTTAAAAGCTTAATTTCGAATTCAACTTCTGTTTTTTTAATGTTAGTAAATCGGGCACTCTGGTCAACAACTTTAATTAAATGATCTTCTTTATTAAAATTA is drawn from Ureaplasma parvum serovar 3 str. ATCC 27815 and contains these coding sequences:
- a CDS encoding MBA family surface membrane protein, whose protein sequence is MRLKNKNKYWNLLIASLISIPIISTISACSFSETRYKLKVLDYFLKTENDDYYIAYEFNKLTNEDMQKMPKVIFSTSIINSSNQKIAFYVDIKPIIINNRIYIRLPQRPKPNEKIIINSSQEFVGVQVIQTNKMLTRSINFNFNKEDHLIKVVDQSARFTNIKKTEVEFEIKLLNLNLNDIKDKNIEIELTNKKTNKTFKLHFLKYQFNHLTQQNKKPVLTITANLNADANNQLDDGEYFISKLVLDQKKLEINQSVYKPSGLQLDGSINNQRPTYLLIPSVFSKWTKINVLDTKVIKNDGIPQQLQLSYDHFINPYNFKDNMLSADIELISTKNNKTIILKSLKFNHDKNNIVFDLVNNLELQTLILKTPFFKIKSLTIMNDKQTLPLSIREKQLDLTNKHLSKIIKFTFDDTDPQNMLMKFQLDSDSPIVQNTKKVLLTIKKINTDQQEDIKTFSFDILENKITTGSFYDVKNKYFLLNLNKTLNAKSIGQILENDSNYIITKLTVVNNEASINEIPIEIDDLQNKQFTLKFAEYQSNVIKFNAKNDPELHLNIKHFKQLNLTKINKIKLTLKDGKQIIFNRLNNEFSFQQAGFKLKINQNTFPNYLKQHQYVIKSISLINDDQSVIELLSKHNHEAIFEIPITASLDTWEYDKIHNILKIKMKLDSLSLHQSLNPSDYALNFYNLDTNIINRKFTLSPQTVLSSKVNNSNVIELIYDLDNDENIYGGLEPESTYQISSLMINAKPVIINTSITMVQTNASASKVEKIVASYDSVTKKTKISLQFSNNWWYNKNADHKLFAIISSLKPKNNKNANWTFSLSRTFSNPEAINSNKDKDFVLDKATKTLTYVINYANIDYKDQNDHESFDWYYDDLVLNKVTIIYNDLTTNDISPFSKDDQNLTIKLPNKINS